The genomic stretch GCAGCAGCCTTTAGGTTTAGTTCGGCAGTGGCCGGAATCACAAATACACCAATACCGTTTTTCTCTCCGCGGGTCACCAATGTTTTAAAAACTACTGCTGGATCAACGCCAACGGTTTCGGCTACATGGGTTGCGCTCAAGTCATTTTCATCGACTTTGTATTCCACCATTTCGTAGGCAATGCCCAGCTTATCGAGAATTCTGGCGGCGTTTGTCTTTTTCACTGCAATTAATTTTTTGCTTTTATTGACTTCATTTTTTGCAATCAGCTGCTTTTTCTTCGTTTCTCTCCACCAATTTTTGAAACAGCTCTTCATACCTGTTGACCACATCGTTCCACTGGTAGTGGGTTCCAATTATCAGAATGTTTTCGGGACCCTTTTCGGCCAGCGCTCGAGCATACTCGAATGATCGGTTGAAAATGTGCACCAAATCTGATTCCGAGGAGAAGAAGGCCGCTCGGTTTTCAAGGATGCTTCGGTTGTAGGCGTTGTTGTGCGCCACTATACGACAGCCGTTTGCCATGGCTTCCAGCAGCATGGGGTTTGTGCCACCCACCTTATGGCCATGCAGGTAGAGCAGCGATCCCTCAAGCATGGAGATGAGCAGCGGCTTATCGTAAATACCACCCAAAAAGAGTATTTTGTCGGATGAATATTGCTTCGCCATTTTTCGTCCGTAGCTATTGGTAAACCTACCCACAACCATAAGTTTAAGCGGACAGGAAGAGAGCTTAAAAGCGTGGAGTATTTCGTTGAGGCTGTTGTCGGGCTCGGGACGGGAAACTACCAGTAGGTAACCGCGAGCACTTGGTGGGTACAAGGCTTGAGGTGCATTGGGTTGATCAAAGTCGGCACCATAGGAAATATAGTTGGCACTTACGCCATAGCGATTTTGGTAGTATTCTTGAACAACAGGGTGGTCGGCAATAATTTCTGCCGACTGTTTAACGGCAATGGATTCAGCAAACCGGAGAAATCTACGAGCGAGCCATCCCCACTTGGCCCTTTGCCACTCCATACCGTCCATGTTGGTGACAACTCTGTTTCGGAATTTTTGTCGAAACAGGTAGAGAAAAGGGCTAAAGCTGTAGCCGCACTCTAGAACTACGTTGAGCTGCTGACGATTGGCGTGGCGAAGGCAACGGAGGTCATAGATAAGGGTTTGCAGACTACTGGGAAGCCATGCGGGTATACGAATGGATACAACAATTGCGCCGCTGTGCTGTTTATTTCCCGAGGAAGTGAACGAGGGAGCATAAACCCACACCTCATGCCCTTTGAGAGCCAATAGCACGGAAAGTTTTTCGGCTAACTCCTCAAAACCACCATAGCGGTTGGGTATCCCTCTTGTTCCCAGAATGCCTATTTTCACTTTTTTTACAATGGTTAGCACAAAAATAGATACCTTTACTTTGGAAACCAAACTTGGTTTTTCCCCATCGCACATCTATCTTTTTAGCCGATTAAAAACAAAGTAAGGCTTAAAATTCAACATAAAAATTCAAATCATGACAAAAAAAAGATCACAAAAGGAGAAGCAGACCAGCACGAATAAAAAAAATCTAACCCAAACGATACTCGAAATATTTTCAAGCAATCCAGGAAGATTATACGGTTATAAGAGTTTAGCCAAGATACTTGGGCTGCAAGACGACGGAAACCGGCGAATGGTTGTAGAGATATGCTATGAACTTGCTTCGGATGGTTTTGTGGAGCAGGAGGAGCCGGGATTATTCCGGTTTAAGGGTGGCAGCGACACCGTGATGGGCAAGGTGGATATGATTGCCAGCGGGGCGGCCTTTATTGTACCTGAAGATAAGAGTGGCGATATTTTTGTATCGTTTCAAAACTTAAACCACGCCCTGCATAACGACAAGGTTCGGGTGCACATTTTCAAGAAGCGAAGGGGCAACAAACCCGAAGGGGAGGTTGTTGAGATAGTGGAACGCGCACGCAAAAATTTTGTGGGTACTATTCAGATCACAAAGAATTTTGGCTTCCTAACTACCGGGAGCAAGGATATGCCCTACGATATTTTTATTCCAGAGGGTTCTCTAAAGGATGTAAAAAATGGGGAGAAGGCCATTGCCCGGATTGTGGAGTGGCCGATGTATGCCAAGAATCCCATTGGCGAGATAGTTGATGTGCTGGGTGCTCCTGGGAATAACGAGGTGGAGATGCACGCCATTCTGGCCGAGTATGACCTACCCTACCATTTCCCCGAGGAGGTGAACAAGGTTGCCGAACGTATTGCCGATAAAATTTCAGCAACGGAGTATAAGGAGCGTCGAGATTTTATGCAAATACCCACCTTTACCATCGACCCGGCTGATGCAAAAGATTTTGACGATGCGCTCTCATTTCGTAGGCTACCCAATGGGAACGTGGAGGTTGGCGTACACATTGCCGACGTTACGCACTACGTTACCCCTACGTCAGTTATCGACAACGAGGCGGTAGAACGTGCTACATCTGTTTACCTTGTTGACCGAACTGTTCCAATGCTACCCGAAAGGCTTTCGAACCAAATTTGCTCGCTTCGTCCCGATGAGGAGAAGCTCTGCTTTTCGGCGGTGTTTGAGCTCGATGGCGATGCCATTGTAGTTGCCGAGTGGTTTGGCAGAACGATAATTAAATCGCAGCGACGGTTCTCCTACGAGGAGGCACAGCAGGTAATTGAAACCAATACCGGCGATATGAAGGAGGAGATTGTGGAGCTGAACCGTTTGGCTCGCATACTTCGCAAGCGTCGTTTTAAGGATGGCGCCATTGCCTTTGAGCGCGATGAGGTTAAGTTTGAACTCGACGAGCATGGCAAGCCACTTCGTGTATTCTACAAGGTGCACAAGGAGAGCAACCAGCTCATTGAGGAGTTTATGCTGCTGGCCAACAAGAAGGTTGCCGAGATTGTTGGAAAGGTGGGCAAGAAGAAGACCGCACCCACTTTTGTTTACCGTATTCACGATCAACCAAACCCGGAGAAGTTCAACGATTTCAGGAAGTTTATCACCCGCTTTGGATATGCACTTTCGCCTTCGCTGAAGCCATCGGATGTATCGTCGTCCATCAACCACCTGCTTGAGGAGATAAAGGATAAGCCGGAGTCGAACCTTATTTCGACGCTTGCCATACGTTCCATGGCAAAGGCCCGCTACTCTACCGATAATGTTGGACACTACGGATTGGCATTTCCGTTCTATACCCACTTCACCTCGCCAATTCGTCGCTACCCCGATATGATGGTGCATCGGTTGCTGGCCCACTACCTAGCCGACGGTAAAAGCAAGAACAAGGAGGAGTACGAAACGCTCTGTGCGCACTCGTCCGAAATGGAGCAAAGGGCTGCTGATGCCGAGCGAGCTTCCATAAAGTATAAGCAGGTAGAGTTTATGACCGACAAGGTGGGCAAGGCATTCGATGCCGTAATTACTGGCGTTGCCGACTTTGGTATTTTTACCGAAATAGTGGAGAATAAGTGCGAAGGGCTTGTGAGCATGCGCGAGCTCGACGACGATTACTACTACTTCGACGAGGAGAGTTACACCATTTTGGGTAAAACCACGGGCAAGGCCTACCGACTTGGCGACCCAATTAAGATTACGGTGCTTCAGGCCAACATGGCCAAGCGCCAGCTCGACTATGGTATCTTCCACGAGGAGGGTGAGGAGCGGGTGGTTAAGCCCGAGGGTGAGCGCAATGTTGGACGGTCTCGCCCTTCAGCAGGAAAACCCCGCAGTGGAGGTGGAGGTTCAAGGCCAAAATCTGGAGGAAAATCTGGAAGCAAATCTGGTGGGAAAAGCGAAGGCAAGAAGAGGAGGCGCTCGTAACCGTCCACTCAAGGATACTTGTTTTTAATCAGGAAAAAGGTGCAGCGATTGCT from Williamwhitmania sp. encodes the following:
- the rnr gene encoding ribonuclease R — its product is MTKKRSQKEKQTSTNKKNLTQTILEIFSSNPGRLYGYKSLAKILGLQDDGNRRMVVEICYELASDGFVEQEEPGLFRFKGGSDTVMGKVDMIASGAAFIVPEDKSGDIFVSFQNLNHALHNDKVRVHIFKKRRGNKPEGEVVEIVERARKNFVGTIQITKNFGFLTTGSKDMPYDIFIPEGSLKDVKNGEKAIARIVEWPMYAKNPIGEIVDVLGAPGNNEVEMHAILAEYDLPYHFPEEVNKVAERIADKISATEYKERRDFMQIPTFTIDPADAKDFDDALSFRRLPNGNVEVGVHIADVTHYVTPTSVIDNEAVERATSVYLVDRTVPMLPERLSNQICSLRPDEEKLCFSAVFELDGDAIVVAEWFGRTIIKSQRRFSYEEAQQVIETNTGDMKEEIVELNRLARILRKRRFKDGAIAFERDEVKFELDEHGKPLRVFYKVHKESNQLIEEFMLLANKKVAEIVGKVGKKKTAPTFVYRIHDQPNPEKFNDFRKFITRFGYALSPSLKPSDVSSSINHLLEEIKDKPESNLISTLAIRSMAKARYSTDNVGHYGLAFPFYTHFTSPIRRYPDMMVHRLLAHYLADGKSKNKEEYETLCAHSSEMEQRAADAERASIKYKQVEFMTDKVGKAFDAVITGVADFGIFTEIVENKCEGLVSMRELDDDYYYFDEESYTILGKTTGKAYRLGDPIKITVLQANMAKRQLDYGIFHEEGEERVVKPEGERNVGRSRPSAGKPRSGGGGSRPKSGGKSGSKSGGKSEGKKRRRS
- a CDS encoding DUF1972 domain-containing protein, coding for MKIGILGTRGIPNRYGGFEELAEKLSVLLALKGHEVWVYAPSFTSSGNKQHSGAIVVSIRIPAWLPSSLQTLIYDLRCLRHANRQQLNVVLECGYSFSPFLYLFRQKFRNRVVTNMDGMEWQRAKWGWLARRFLRFAESIAVKQSAEIIADHPVVQEYYQNRYGVSANYISYGADFDQPNAPQALYPPSARGYLLVVSRPEPDNSLNEILHAFKLSSCPLKLMVVGRFTNSYGRKMAKQYSSDKILFLGGIYDKPLLISMLEGSLLYLHGHKVGGTNPMLLEAMANGCRIVAHNNAYNRSILENRAAFFSSESDLVHIFNRSFEYARALAEKGPENILIIGTHYQWNDVVNRYEELFQKLVERNEEKAADCKK